The segment CATGGTCGGAACATCACGATACCGTGCGCTCCTGGGCAAGCCGGTCGCTCGACTTGAACAGAGGATAGCGCATATGTTCTCCCCCAACGGCTTCATACGAATCGTGCGGGTATCGGTCGTCTCCGCTGTCTGCCTCGTGGTCGGCGTCACCCTCTCCTGCACGACCCAAAGCGTCGAACCCGAAGTGATCGGCGAAGGGACCTATCCTGCCGCTGTCGGCACGCAGTGGATCTACGCCCGCTATGACAGCGTGCGATCGTCACAGGACACCATTACGATCACGATCACCTCATCGCGCCCGCTCCAAAACGGATGCATGGAACATACCGCACGCTACAAGGCCGGCGACACGCTTCGCGATGACACCCTTGTGACCTGCGGCGACACGGCCACCTGGCTCAGCGGCAACGGCTACAACAGCTGGATCACCGAACGGTACGTCTTCCCGCTGACTGTCGGCAACGCCTGGAGTGCGAGTTTCGAGTACGATTCGGTCTGGGTCAGGCAGAAAAACCTCCTCGCGGTACCGGCCGGAGAGTTCTACAAGACCTATCAACTCGAGCGAATCATGTTTTTCCTGAACTACTCGCTTGTCGACCGGATCTGGGTCGCCCCCGGCTACGGCGTCATCCAAAAACATGTCCGTCGCTCCTGGATTGAGCCGGATTTCCGTGAGCAAAACGACGTCTGGACGCTGATCGACTATACAATCGCTGAATGAGAACGCCTTCTCTGGGCTTTGCACCGGATGTTGCGGATCGTCACCGATTGACGTACCTTGCCGACAGTGAGCACACATCATCCGACCACGAATGAGGAATCATGAAATACCGTAAGCTCGGCAGGTATAGCATCAAGGTATCCGAAATCTCGATCGGCGGCTGGTTGACCTACGGTAAGTCGGTCGACCAGGCCCAGACCGCCGCCATAATCCGACGCGCGGTCGATCTCGGCATCAACTTCATCGACATCGCCGACATCTACGCCCGAGGCGAGGCCGAACGGGTGATCGGCGCCGCCATCAAAGACATGACCCGCTCCGATCTCGTCATCTCGTCCAAGGTGTTCTGGCCGATGTCGGAGAACGTCAACGACCGCGGCCTCTCCCGCAAACACATTATCGAGTCGATCGACAAGTCTCTGGCGCGTATCGGCACCGACTACCTCGACCTCTATTTCTGCCACCGCTTTGACCCGGAGACGGAAATCGAGGAAGTCGTTCGGGCGATGGACCATGTCGTGCGGCAGGGCAAGGTGCTGTACTGGGGCACCTCGGTGTGGGATGCATCGCACATCAGAGTTGCGGTCGCCGAGGCCGAGAAGATCAACGGGTATATCCCGGCGGTGGAGCAGCCGCGTTACAATATGATCGACCGCCACATCGAAACCGAGATCCTGCCCATCTGCCAGAAACACGGACTGGGCCTGGTCGTCTGGTCGCCGCTCGCACAGGGACTGCTCACTGGCAAGTACAACAAGGCGCTGCCGAA is part of the Candidatus Zixiibacteriota bacterium genome and harbors:
- a CDS encoding aldo/keto reductase family protein encodes the protein MKYRKLGRYSIKVSEISIGGWLTYGKSVDQAQTAAIIRRAVDLGINFIDIADIYARGEAERVIGAAIKDMTRSDLVISSKVFWPMSENVNDRGLSRKHIIESIDKSLARIGTDYLDLYFCHRFDPETEIEEVVRAMDHVVRQGKVLYWGTSVWDASHIRVAVAEAEKINGYIPAVEQPRYNMIDRHIETEILPICQKHGLGLVVWSPLAQGLLTGKYNKALPKGTRGAETDWLKSDLTEGNLEKVKALTTLAESHDITISQLALAWVLRLPAISSAITGATRVEQVEENVAACDVILEQETLDQIESILGNNPAEN